A genomic stretch from Solanum stenotomum isolate F172 chromosome 8, ASM1918654v1, whole genome shotgun sequence includes:
- the LOC125874008 gene encoding uncharacterized protein LOC125874008 — MTTRIRKVKSSLEKMVMDDEWKNYKGDKGIEAKTREIKSLIMNDEKWDSIDYFLKFTEPIVDMLRSADIDGPKLHLIYDMWDSMIEKVKKVIFEHEGKDLISGQSNFFDTIHDILVARWNKSNTPLHCMAHSLVPKYYHESWLQGENGIRKLAPNEDSEISLNRVKCFQRYFKDSNEMKQVSLEYGSFCSGSGYFSEPHVIEAMMYEDSLSWWANHGVSAPLLQQLAYKLLTQPASSSCCERNWSTYSLIHNIKRNKLATSRAEDLVFVHYNLRLLSRKKEKYINGPSKYWDVGGDRFDIDETTNDLTELSIDEPQIEGVIFEEEFEDLEEVEEDVEEMANLIK, encoded by the exons ATGACCACCCGAATTCGCAAAGTGAAATCTTCTTTGGAGAAAATGGTCATGGATGATGAATGGAAGAATTATAAGGGGGATAAGGGAATTGAAGCCAAAACACGTGAAATAAAATCCCTTATAATGAATGACGAAAAATGGGATAGTATTGattatttcttgaaatttacGGAACCAATTGTTGATATGCTAAGAAGTGCAGATATTGATGGTCCAAAATTACATCTCATCTATGATATGTGGGACTCAATGATTGAGAAGGTCAAGAAAGTCATCTTTGAGCATGAGGGGAAAGATCTCATTTCCggtcaatcaaatttttttgataCTATTCATGATATTCTTGTGGCTAGGTGGAACAAAAGTAACACACCTCTACATTGTATGGCACATTCTTTGGTTCCCAAATATTATCATGAATCATGGCTTCAAGGAGAGAATGGAATTCGAAAGCTAGCTCCTAATGAAGATAGTGAAATTTCATTGAATAGAGTCAAGTGCTTTCAAAGGTACTTTAAAGATTCTAATGAAATGAAACAAGTCTCATTGGAGTATGGATCCTTTTGTAGCGGAAGTGGCTATTTTAGTGAGCCTCACGTGATTGAGGCTATGATGTATGAAGATTCTCTTTCTTGGTGGGCAAATCATGGGGTCTCGGCTCCACTTTTGCAACAATTAGCTTACAAGTTGCTTACTCAACCGGCTTCTTCCTCTTGTTGTGAAAGAAATTGGAGTACATATTCTTTGATTCACAATATCAAGAGAAATAAGTTAGCAACTTCAAGAGCCGAAGATTTAGTGTTTGTACATTATAATCTCCGGTTGTTGTCTCGCAAGAAAGAGAAATATATAAATGGGCCAAGCAAATATTGGGATGTTG gtgGAGATCGATTTGATATTGATGAGACAACTAATGATCTAACCGAGCTTTCAATAGATGAACCTCAAATTGAAGGTGTGATATTTGAGGAAGAGTTTGAAGATTTggaagaagttgaagaagatgtGGAAGAGATGGCtaacttaattaaataa